In Cicer arietinum cultivar CDC Frontier isolate Library 1 chromosome 7, Cicar.CDCFrontier_v2.0, whole genome shotgun sequence, a single window of DNA contains:
- the LOC101507867 gene encoding protein ROOT HAIR DEFECTIVE 3 yields MENSETCCSTQLIDGDGIFNATGIDKFMKEVKLGECGLSYAVVSIMGPQSSGKSTLLNNLFSTNFREMDAFKGRSQTTKGIWMARCAGIEPCTLVMDLEGTDGRERGEDDTAFEKQSALFALAVSDIVLINMWCHDIGREQAANKPLLKTVFQVMMRLFSPRKTTMLFVIRDKTRTPLENLEPVLREDIQKIWDSVPKPQAHKETPLSEFFNVEVVALSSYEEKEEQFREQVASLRQRFHHSIAPGGLAGDRRGVVPASGFSFSAQQIWKVIKENKDLDLPAHKVMVATVRCEEIANEKYASFVANEEWCQLEEAVQSGPIPGFGKKINSLLRACLSEYDAEATYFDEGVRSSKQKQLQDKLLQLVQPAFQSALGHIRSVTLDKFKETFEKALKGGERFSPAANTCIESCMAQFDEASADVVIEQANWDASKVREKLLRDIDAHVASVREAKISELTSSYEDKLKIALSGPVEALLDGANSDTWPSIRNLLKREIESSVLGFSAALNGFDMDEETRQNMILSLKDYARGVVEGKAKEEAGRVLIRMKDRFTMLFSHDSDSMPRVWTGKEDIRVITKTARSASLKLLSVMAAIRLDDGDTDDIEKTLAVALLDPSSNSVKDRSITAVDRLASSSWEKVPSTKTLITPVQCKSLWRQFKMETEYSVSQAISAQEANKRNNNWLPPPWAILALVVLGFNEFMTLLKNPLYLGVIFVVFLLLKALWVQLNIAGEFRHGILPGLISLSTKFVPTIMNLIKRLAEEGQNPTANNPQRTSSKNNTSNAVPVGSSASSSASSNLTSLDNGNRYTGSSKDE; encoded by the exons ATGG AGAATAGTGAGACTTGTTGTTCAACTCAGCTTATTGATGGAGATGGCATATTCAATGCTACTGGAATTGACAAGTTTATGAAGGAGGTGAAATTGGGTGAATGTGGACTTTCATATGCTGTAGTTTCTATTATGGGGCCACAGAGTAGTG GCAAGAGTACACTATTAAACAATTTGTTTAGTACTAATTTCAGAGAGATGGATGCTTTTAAGGGAAG GTCTCAAACAACCAAAGGAATCTGGATGGCTAGATGTGCGGGCATTGAGCCTTGTACACTTGTGATGGATTTGGAGGGTACAGACGGAAGAGAACGTGGAGAG GATGATACTGCATTCGAAAAGCAGAGTGCTCTGTTCGCTCTTGCTGTCTCAGATATTGTGCTAATAAACAT GTGGTGCCATGACATTGGCCGTGAGCAAGCTGCAAATAAGCCTCTTTTgaaaactgtgtttcag GTTATGATGAGATTGTTTAGTCCACGCAAAACAACAATGTTGTTTGTCATACGTGATAAAACAAGG ACACCACTTGAAAATTTAGAACCTGTTTTGCGAGAAGATATTCAGAAG ATATGGGACTCTGTTCCTAAACCACAGGCCCACAAGGAAACTCCACTAAGTGAATTTTTCAAC GTTGAAGTTGTTGCGCTTTCTAGTTATGAAGAAAAGGAAGAGCAATTCAGGGAGCAG GTTGCCAGCTTGAGGCAGCGTTTCCATCATTCCATTGCTCCTGGTGGACTTGCCGGGGATCGGCGTGGAGTAGTTCCAGCTTCTGGCTTTTCTTTTAGTGCTCAGCAAATATGGAAAGTCATTAAGGAAAACAAAGATCTCGACCTTCCTGCACATAAG GTTATGGTTGCAACTGTACGATGTGAAGAAATTGCCAATGAGAAATATGCTTCTTTTGTTGCAAATGAG GAATGGTGTCAATTGGAAGAGGCTGTGCAATCTGGTCCTATTCCTGGATTTGGGAAAAAGATCAATTCACTCCTTCGAGCTTGTTTGTCAGA GTATGATGCTGAGGCCACTTATTTCGATGAAGGTGTAAGATCTTCAAAACAAAAGCAACTTCAAGATAAATTGTTGCAA CTTGTCCAACCAGCGTTCCAATCTGCGCTGGGACATATTAGATCTGTAACTTTGGACAAATTCAAGGAGACATTTGAAAAGGCTTTGAAAGGAGGGGAAAGGTTTTCTCCAGCTGCTAATACTTGCATTGAGTCTTGTATGGCTCAATTTGATGAAGCAAGTGCAG ATGTTGTTATTGAACAAGCAAATTGGGATGCATCTAAAGTACGAGAGAAACTGTTGCGTGATATTGATGCTCATGTTGCATCTGTGCGCGAAGCTAAGATTTCTGAACTTACTTCTTCATATGAG GACAAACTGAAAATAGCTTTGTCTGGACCCGTCGAAGCTCTTTTAGATGGAGCTAATAGTGATACTTGGCCATCAATAAGGAACCTTCTTAAGCGTGAGATTGAATCATCAGTTTTAGGGTTTTCTGCTGCGCTTAATGGGTTTGATATGGATGAAGAAACAAGACAAAACATGATTTTGAGTTTAAAGGATTATGCAAGGGGTGTGGTAGAAGGAAAGGCTAAGGAAGAAGCTGGAAGGGTTCTGATCCGTATGAAGGACAG GTTTACAATGTTATTTAGCCATGATTCTGATTCAATGCCTCGTGTTTGGACGGGGAAGGAAGATATTCGAGTCATCACTAAAACTGCTCGCTCTGCT TCTTTGAAGTTGCTATCTGTTATGGCTGCAATTCGTTTGGATGATGGTGATACAGATGATATTGAGAAAACATTAGCAGTTGCATTGTTGGATCCATCAAGCAATTCTGTTAAAGATAGGAGTATCACAGCAGTTGATCGGTTAGCTTCTAGTAGTTGGGAAAAG GTTCCATCAACTAAGACATTGATTACACCTGTCCAGTGCAAATCTTTGTGGAGACAATTCAAGATGGAGACTGAGTACAGTGTTTCTCAAGCCATTTCGGCTCAG GAGGCCAATAAGCGTAATAACAACTGGTTACCTCCCCCATGGGCAATACTTGCTTTGGTTGTTCTTGGATTCAATGAATTTATGACCCTTCTAAA AAACCCCTTGTATCTGGGTGTCatctttgttgtttttcttctcCTTAAAGCCCTGTGGGTGCAACTTAACATTGCCGGTGAATTTCGCCATGGAATT CTTCCAGGACTCATTTCCTTGTCTACCAAGTTTGTTCCAACTATCATGAACCTTATCAAAAGACTAGCAGAGGAGGGACAGAACCCTACAGCTAACAATCCTCAAAGAACCTCATCCAAAAACAACACCTCCAATGCTGTTCCTGTTGGTAGTTCTGCATCATCTAGTGCTTCATCTAACTTAACATCGTTGGATAACGGAAACAGATATACCGGTTCGTCAAAAGACGAGTAA